A genome region from Myroides fluvii includes the following:
- a CDS encoding AraC family transcriptional regulator, protein MSPIEEINIDPEFSIYKLENNSPQPLSFHKEIGTDIIQFYFCLKGSGQFIYNHGAYTLDLPEEKSLLLYNPQKQLPVHLEVRSQSAIICLMIPIKKFHSLFSSEAEFIGFLTDENKEKKYYTEEKITPAIAIVLTQMLNASMHPSVKNLFYKGKTYELLSLVFNYNEEQNIDNCPFLSDEEDVLKIKQAKDIIIQQMTEPPTLQELADQIGLNIKKLKIGFKQIYGDSVFSFLFDYKMDYARKLLDEGNYNVNEVGLKIGYSSASHFISAFKKKYGITPKKYLMSINSNNQ, encoded by the coding sequence ATGAGTCCCATAGAAGAAATCAACATCGACCCGGAATTTTCGATTTATAAACTAGAAAATAACAGCCCTCAACCCCTCTCATTTCACAAGGAGATTGGCACGGATATCATCCAGTTTTACTTTTGTTTGAAAGGCAGTGGACAGTTTATTTACAATCACGGAGCCTATACATTAGATTTACCAGAAGAAAAATCACTCCTCTTATATAATCCCCAAAAACAATTGCCTGTTCATCTAGAGGTAAGAAGTCAATCGGCGATTATCTGTTTGATGATTCCCATTAAAAAATTCCACTCTTTATTCTCTTCAGAAGCAGAGTTCATTGGTTTTTTAACGGATGAAAACAAGGAAAAGAAATACTATACCGAAGAAAAAATAACACCGGCCATTGCTATTGTATTAACGCAAATGCTCAATGCCTCTATGCATCCTTCTGTAAAAAACTTATTTTACAAAGGCAAAACCTACGAACTACTCAGCCTAGTATTTAATTACAATGAAGAGCAAAACATTGACAATTGCCCGTTTTTATCGGACGAGGAAGATGTGTTAAAAATAAAACAGGCGAAGGATATTATTATCCAACAAATGACAGAACCACCTACACTACAAGAGTTAGCTGATCAAATTGGCCTAAACATCAAAAAGCTAAAAATTGGATTCAAACAAATTTATGGCGATTCGGTATTCAGTTTTCTCTTTGACTACAAAATGGATTACGCGAGAAAACTATTAGACGAAGGGAACTACAATGTTAATGAAGTTGGTTTAAAAATTGGCTATAGTTCAGCTAGCCATTTTATTTCCGCTTTTAAAAAGAAGTATGGCATCACGCCTAAAAAATATTTAATGTCAATTAATTCAAACAATCAATAA
- the hemA gene encoding glutamyl-tRNA reductase gives MEKIDKVKSTTFYAVGLSYKKADAEMRGKFSLSETAKENLLSQAKEEGIESLIVISTCNRTEIYGFAQHPFELIQLLCDHSKGTVDDFRQVAYVVKNKEAIHHLFCVGTGLDSQILGDFEIISQIRSGFVLAKEKGLTTNYFERLVNAVIQASKRIKNETELSSGATSVSFAAVQYIMDHVSDISSKNILLFGTGKIGRNTCENLVKHTHNDHIVLINRTKERAVEVAGKFNLIVKDYANLEEQISESDVLVVATGAQQPTIDLAKLQLDKPLTILDLSIPKNVDPIVATHPMVELIHMDDLSKMTDKTIERRKEFIPQAEEIIDEVMSEFVAWTEMRKFAPTIHALKTRLEQIKDGEIDYHRKKYENFDSEQAEVLTMRIIQKITTHFANHLRHEETVVDESIEWIEKVFQLDTRQNG, from the coding sequence ATGGAAAAAATAGATAAGGTCAAATCAACAACTTTTTATGCGGTTGGGTTAAGCTATAAAAAAGCAGATGCCGAGATGAGAGGAAAGTTTAGTTTGAGTGAAACGGCCAAGGAAAATCTATTAAGTCAAGCGAAAGAAGAAGGGATAGAAAGTTTGATCGTAATTTCGACGTGTAATCGAACCGAAATTTACGGTTTTGCTCAACATCCTTTTGAATTGATACAACTATTATGTGATCATAGTAAGGGTACGGTTGACGATTTCAGACAAGTTGCCTATGTTGTTAAGAACAAAGAGGCGATTCATCACTTATTTTGCGTTGGTACAGGTTTAGATAGCCAAATCTTAGGGGATTTCGAGATTATTAGTCAAATTCGAAGTGGTTTTGTATTAGCCAAAGAAAAAGGATTGACAACCAACTACTTCGAGCGTTTAGTCAATGCAGTAATTCAGGCGAGTAAACGAATCAAAAATGAGACAGAATTAAGCTCAGGTGCTACATCAGTTTCTTTTGCTGCGGTACAATACATCATGGATCACGTATCGGATATTTCTTCAAAGAATATTTTGTTGTTTGGAACAGGGAAAATCGGACGCAATACCTGTGAGAATTTAGTTAAACACACCCATAATGATCATATTGTCTTAATCAATAGAACCAAAGAACGCGCAGTAGAAGTGGCGGGGAAATTCAATTTGATTGTAAAAGACTATGCCAATCTGGAGGAGCAAATCAGCGAATCAGATGTATTAGTGGTAGCTACGGGCGCTCAACAACCAACGATTGATTTAGCGAAATTACAGTTGGATAAACCCTTGACAATACTAGACTTGTCAATTCCTAAAAATGTGGATCCCATCGTGGCTACTCATCCTATGGTAGAGCTCATTCACATGGATGATTTATCTAAAATGACGGATAAAACCATCGAAAGAAGAAAAGAGTTTATCCCTCAAGCAGAAGAAATCATCGATGAAGTGATGTCGGAATTTGTCGCTTGGACAGAAATGAGAAAATTCGCACCGACGATTCACGCTTTAAAAACGCGTTTAGAACAAATAAAAGATGGAGAAATTGACTACCATCGAAAAAAATATGAGAACTTTGATAGTGAACAAGCTGAAGTACTAACAATGCGTATTATTCAGAAGATCACCACACACTTTGCTAATCATTTGCGACATGAGGAAACGGTTGTAGATGAGAGCATTGAATGGATAGAAAAAGTTTTTCAATTAGATACAAGACAAAATGGATAG
- a CDS encoding CopD family protein, with product MAYLYLKALHVIFVVCWFAGLFYIVRLFVYYVEANEKPQLEQDILKKQYRVMTNRLWNIITWPAAILTLVFGLSLFIVNPYLLQQPWMHVKLLFVVLLIAYHLKCHQFVKQINRNTLTKTSSFFRIWNEGATIILFSVVFLVFLKNAFNWIFGVVGLLGLAILLMLGIKLYKQVRQRKENE from the coding sequence ATGGCCTATTTATATTTAAAAGCACTACATGTAATTTTTGTAGTATGTTGGTTTGCTGGTCTATTTTATATCGTTCGCCTCTTCGTTTATTACGTTGAAGCGAACGAAAAACCACAATTGGAACAAGATATCTTAAAGAAACAATACCGCGTGATGACCAATCGACTGTGGAACATCATTACTTGGCCTGCAGCTATCCTGACCCTTGTTTTTGGCCTTTCGCTTTTTATCGTTAATCCCTATCTATTACAGCAGCCTTGGATGCATGTAAAATTGCTATTTGTCGTCCTTTTAATCGCTTATCACTTGAAGTGTCATCAATTTGTCAAACAAATTAATCGCAATACTTTAACCAAAACTTCTTCCTTTTTCCGAATATGGAACGAAGGAGCAACAATTATTTTATTCTCTGTTGTTTTTTTAGTATTTTTAAAGAATGCTTTCAACTGGATATTTGGTGTAGTCGGACTATTGGGCTTGGCTATATTACTAATGCTAGGTATTAAGCTTTATAAGCAAGTTCGTCAACGCAAAGAAAATGAATGA
- the hemC gene encoding hydroxymethylbilane synthase translates to MDRVIRIGTRDSELAMWQATTVEKALNALGYQTELVPVKSEGDLVLDKPLYEMGITGIFTKTLDVAMINKKVDIAVHSMKDVPTALPEGIVQAAVLQRANTVDILLHKGDTAFLDPEAEAIVATGSLRRKAQWLNRFPKHTLVDLRGNVNTRMQKLTDNADWKGAIFASAGLDRIKKKPKGFVNLDWMVPAPAQGAMVVVAMAEDSFALDALRQLNDYEAEMTTHIERQFLRTLEGGCTAPIGAIATYNQKEDTIDFTGVLLSLDGKEKFEITKTVPIQEWKKLGFFAAQELLANGGKALMEQLRQELKR, encoded by the coding sequence ATGGATAGAGTGATTCGTATCGGTACACGCGATAGCGAGCTAGCTATGTGGCAAGCAACAACAGTGGAAAAGGCATTAAATGCTTTAGGATATCAAACGGAATTAGTTCCCGTGAAGTCCGAAGGTGATTTAGTTTTGGATAAGCCTTTATATGAAATGGGAATTACGGGTATTTTTACCAAAACGTTGGATGTGGCGATGATCAACAAGAAAGTTGACATTGCGGTGCATTCGATGAAAGACGTACCCACCGCTTTGCCAGAGGGTATCGTACAAGCTGCGGTATTGCAAAGAGCCAATACGGTTGATATTTTATTACATAAAGGAGATACGGCTTTTTTAGATCCTGAAGCAGAAGCTATTGTGGCAACGGGAAGTTTAAGGCGAAAAGCCCAATGGCTCAATCGTTTTCCTAAGCATACGCTTGTGGATTTAAGAGGAAATGTCAATACGAGAATGCAAAAATTGACGGATAACGCCGACTGGAAAGGAGCCATTTTTGCTTCAGCAGGACTCGATCGCATCAAAAAGAAACCCAAAGGATTTGTCAATTTAGATTGGATGGTTCCAGCGCCTGCTCAAGGAGCTATGGTGGTGGTGGCTATGGCAGAAGATTCTTTTGCTTTGGATGCTTTGCGTCAGTTGAATGACTATGAAGCCGAAATGACAACGCATATTGAACGTCAGTTTTTAAGAACACTAGAAGGAGGATGTACCGCGCCAATTGGTGCAATCGCAACCTATAACCAAAAAGAAGATACGATTGATTTTACTGGTGTTTTATTGTCGTTGGATGGAAAAGAAAAATTTGAAATCACCAAGACAGTACCTATTCAAGAGTGGAAAAAATTGGGGTTTTTCGCTGCACAAGAGCTTTTGGCGAATGGCGGAAAAGCCTTGATGGAGCAATTGCGTCAAGAATTAAAACGATAA
- the hemE gene encoding uroporphyrinogen decarboxylase, protein MIKNDLFLRALKGETVERPPVWMMRQAGRYLPEFRALRDKYDFFTRCRMPEIAAEITVQPIRIVKPDAAILFSDILVVPQAMNIDVVMKEGVGPWVPNPIRSAKDVEQVIVPNIEETLGYVMDAIKVTKEMLNDEVPLIGFAGSPWTIFCYAVEGKGSKSFDLAKGFCFSDPIAAHTLLQKITDTTILYLKEKVKAGVDAVQIFDSWGGMLSPVDYQEFSWKYITQIIDALAEITPVIVFGKGCWFALPEMAQSKASALGVDWTCSPQNARLFTGGNITLQGNFDPSRLMSPIPTIKKMVHEMIDAFGKDKYIVNLGHGILPHIPVDHAKAFIEAVKEYEHK, encoded by the coding sequence ATGATTAAAAATGATTTATTCTTAAGAGCTTTAAAAGGAGAAACGGTGGAAAGACCACCCGTTTGGATGATGCGTCAAGCAGGTAGATACCTGCCAGAATTCCGCGCTTTACGAGATAAATACGATTTTTTTACCCGTTGTAGAATGCCAGAAATCGCAGCTGAAATTACCGTACAGCCTATTCGTATTGTAAAACCAGATGCAGCCATTCTATTTTCTGATATTTTAGTTGTGCCACAAGCCATGAATATTGATGTGGTGATGAAAGAAGGAGTAGGCCCTTGGGTACCCAATCCAATTCGCTCTGCAAAAGATGTTGAACAAGTAATTGTGCCAAACATCGAAGAAACGTTAGGCTATGTGATGGACGCTATTAAAGTAACCAAGGAAATGTTGAACGATGAGGTACCTTTGATTGGTTTCGCAGGTTCCCCTTGGACCATCTTCTGTTATGCAGTAGAAGGAAAAGGATCAAAGAGCTTTGATTTAGCCAAAGGATTTTGTTTCTCTGACCCGATTGCAGCACATACCTTATTACAAAAAATTACGGATACCACGATTTTATACTTAAAAGAAAAAGTAAAAGCAGGGGTAGATGCCGTTCAAATTTTTGATTCTTGGGGAGGCATGCTTTCTCCAGTTGATTATCAAGAATTCTCATGGAAATACATCACTCAAATTATAGATGCATTAGCAGAGATTACACCTGTTATCGTATTTGGTAAAGGATGTTGGTTTGCGTTGCCGGAAATGGCACAATCTAAAGCTTCTGCTTTAGGCGTAGATTGGACTTGTAGTCCGCAAAATGCACGTTTATTTACAGGTGGGAATATTACCCTACAAGGAAATTTTGATCCAAGTAGACTAATGTCCCCAATTCCCACTATCAAAAAAATGGTACACGAAATGATTGACGCTTTCGGAAAGGATAAATACATCGTGAATTTAGGACACGGTATTTTACCTCATATTCCAGTTGATCACGCGAAGGCTTTTATCGAAGCCGTAAAAGAATACGAACACAAGTAA
- the hemH gene encoding ferrochelatase encodes MKGILLVNLGSPKSPTPEDVKPYLDEFLMDKRVIDMPYLLRAFLVKGIILNTRPKKSAAAYQKVWWPEGSPLIVISQRQQKKLQQKIDLPIALAMRYGEPSIKNGLQELKDQGVTDVFMIPLYPQFAMATTETIEVLAEELRKKHFTAMTITSMPAFYNKQEYIDALAASVQAHLDENEWDHVLFSYHGVPERHIYKSDTTKSHCKIDGSCCNTPSVAHQHCYRHQCLETTRQVVEKLNIPEEKYTNTFQSRLGPDKWLQPPTDKTVNQLAENGIKHLAVVTPAFVADCLETLEEIGMEAHDEFLHHGGTSFKTIPCLNDNDAFIDALATWITTWQQTN; translated from the coding sequence ATGAAAGGGATACTACTTGTAAATTTAGGTTCGCCAAAATCTCCAACCCCTGAGGATGTCAAACCTTATTTGGATGAATTTTTAATGGACAAAAGAGTCATTGATATGCCTTATTTACTACGCGCGTTCTTAGTAAAGGGAATCATTCTCAACACGAGACCAAAGAAATCAGCAGCAGCCTATCAAAAGGTATGGTGGCCCGAGGGCTCACCCTTAATTGTAATCTCTCAGCGTCAGCAAAAAAAACTACAACAAAAGATTGATTTGCCGATTGCCTTGGCGATGCGCTACGGAGAGCCATCAATCAAAAATGGGTTACAAGAGCTGAAAGACCAAGGAGTTACGGATGTATTTATGATTCCACTATACCCGCAATTTGCCATGGCAACAACAGAAACCATAGAGGTTTTAGCAGAAGAGTTGCGCAAAAAACACTTTACTGCTATGACCATCACGAGTATGCCTGCCTTTTACAACAAACAAGAGTACATTGATGCTTTAGCAGCTTCTGTTCAGGCTCATTTAGACGAAAACGAATGGGACCACGTGCTGTTCTCTTATCATGGAGTACCGGAACGCCACATCTACAAATCAGACACCACAAAATCGCACTGTAAAATAGATGGTTCTTGCTGTAACACTCCTTCGGTTGCTCATCAACATTGCTATAGACATCAATGCCTGGAGACCACTCGACAAGTAGTTGAAAAACTCAATATTCCAGAAGAAAAATACACCAATACGTTTCAGTCGCGATTAGGTCCAGACAAATGGCTACAACCGCCAACAGATAAAACAGTCAATCAACTGGCCGAAAATGGCATCAAACACCTAGCGGTTGTCACTCCAGCTTTCGTAGCTGATTGTCTAGAAACCTTAGAAGAAATTGGCATGGAAGCTCATGATGAATTCTTACATCACGGCGGAACATCGTTCAAAACAATTCCTTGTCTGAATGACAACGACGCTTTCATCGATGCACTTGCGACGTGGATTACTACTTGGCAACAAACGAACTAA
- a CDS encoding uroporphyrinogen-III synthase, with amino-acid sequence MPTILSTRKLSDAHRQIVGAASIQWMEEDFITILPQEFTVDRVQDVVVFTSQNAVKSVMNNPKAQILKTKPAICVGVKTKALLEQNGWEVLAWTHYAKELTAVIERDFAHCSFSFCCGNIRREVLPTFFKQHNLNFDEYEAYQTVKQPHQIQQKIEGICFYSPSAIESFLQNNQITTEVCFCIGDTTADALKEITTQIVVASQPTIEATLQACLAYYK; translated from the coding sequence ATGCCTACCATTTTATCAACGCGTAAACTGAGCGATGCACATCGCCAAATAGTAGGTGCTGCTTCGATTCAATGGATGGAAGAAGATTTTATTACGATCCTTCCTCAAGAGTTTACGGTTGATAGGGTACAAGATGTCGTGGTGTTTACGAGTCAAAATGCAGTAAAAAGTGTGATGAATAACCCGAAGGCACAAATACTCAAGACAAAACCTGCGATTTGTGTGGGAGTGAAAACGAAAGCACTCCTCGAACAAAATGGATGGGAAGTACTCGCTTGGACCCATTACGCCAAGGAGTTGACTGCAGTCATTGAACGGGATTTCGCTCATTGTAGTTTTTCTTTTTGCTGTGGAAATATCCGACGTGAGGTTTTGCCGACATTTTTTAAGCAACACAACTTGAATTTTGATGAATATGAAGCCTATCAAACGGTTAAACAACCCCATCAAATTCAACAAAAAATAGAGGGGATCTGTTTTTACAGCCCATCGGCAATTGAGAGTTTTTTGCAAAACAATCAGATTACAACTGAAGTTTGCTTTTGTATTGGCGATACAACAGCAGACGCACTCAAAGAGATTACAACGCAAATCGTGGTAGCGAGTCAACCGACTATTGAAGCTACCCTACAGGCGTGTTTAGCATATTATAAATAG